One Peromyscus leucopus breed LL Stock chromosome 4, UCI_PerLeu_2.1, whole genome shotgun sequence genomic region harbors:
- the LOC114710151 gene encoding putative olfactory receptor 5AK3, with translation MTQENGTEVKGFYLLGFGVQGDIQCVLFMVFLIIYVTSMVGNTGMILLINTDSRLQTPMYFFLQHLAFVDICYTSAITPKMLQNFVVEDKSISFGGCVVQLLVYAIFATCDCYLLAAMAVDRYVAICKPLHYPLVMSRKVCIQMVAGSYLIGSINSSVHTGFTFSLSYCKSNHINHFFCDVPPIISLSCSNIDTNIRLLVIFVGFNLMFTVLVVIFSYIYIMAAILKMSSTAGRKKTFSTCASHLTAVTIFYGTLAYMYLQPHSDNSEENMKVASVFYGIVIPMLNPLIYSLRNKEVKDAIKLTRKKFFRFDTQQ, from the coding sequence ATGACACAAGAAAATGGGACTGAAGTCAAGGGCTTCTATCTGCTGGGATTTGGGGTCCAGGGTGATATTCAGTGTGTCCTCTTTATGGTGTTTCTTATCATCTATGTGACGTCCATGGTGGGTAACACTGGGATGATTCTCCTCATCAACACTGACTCCAGACTTCAGactcccatgtacttctttctACAACACCTGGCTTTTGTTGATATCTGTTACACCTCTGCCATCACCCCCAAGATGCTGCAAAACTTTGTAGTAGAAGACAAATCCATATCATTTGGAGGGTGTGTAGTGCAATTACTGGTCTATGCAATCTTTGCAACTTGTGACTGCTATCTCCTGGCAGCTATGGCAGTGGACCGCTATGTCGCCATCTGCAAACCACTTCATTATCCCTTAGTCATGTCCCGAAAAGTCTGCATCCAGATGGTAGCTGGTTCCTATCTCATCGGATCAATAAATTCCTCAGTACACACAggatttacattttctttgtcatACTGCAAATCAAATCACATCAATCACTTTTTTTGTGATGTCCCCCCAATTATCAGCCTTTCATGCTCCAACATTGACACCAAcatcaggcttcttgttatctttGTTGGATTTAACCTGATGTTCACTGTATTGGTTGTTATCTTCTCCTACATATACATCATGGCCGCCATCCTAAAGATGTCCTccacagcaggaaggaagaaaaccttCTCCACGTGTGCCTCCCACCTGACAGCAGTCACCATTTTCTATGGGACCCTTGCTTACATGTACCTACAGCCTCATTCTGACAATTCTGAGGAGAATATGAAAGTGGCCTCTGTGTTTTATGGCATTGTGATTCCTATGTTGAACCCTCTGATCTATAGCTTAAGAAACAAGGAAGTAAAGGATGCTATAAAACTGACAAGGAAAAAGTTCTTTAGATTTGatacacaacaataa
- the LOC114710152 gene encoding putative olfactory receptor 5AK3, whose amino-acid sequence MEHSNDTKVTEFILLGFAGQHEFWHILFVVFLVIYAATVVGNIGMILLIKLHSSLHTPMYFFLQQLAFVDLCYSSAITPKTLQNFVSTNPSISFTGCIVQLLVYGTFVTSDCFILAAMAVDRYVAICYPLRYPVIMSQRLCILLLLGSYTMGFLNASVNTSFTFLSNFCKSNAINHFFCDVPPILALSCSSIDFNIMVLTTFVGFNLTLTVSVVIFSYIFILAAILRMSSAAGRRKAFSTCASHMTAVTIFYGTLSYMYVLHGTNRSQEQEKVASVFYGIMIPMLNPLIYSLRNQDVIEALRHLGNKCF is encoded by the coding sequence ATGGAACACAGTAATGACACCAAAGTGACTGAATTTATCCTCCTGGGATTTGCTGGTCAACACGAGTTTTGGCACATCCTTTTTGTGGTATTCTTAGTGATTTACGCAGCCACCGTAGTGGGCAACATTGGCATGATTCTGCTCATCAAACTCCACTCTTCTCtgcacactcccatgtactttttcctgCAGCAATTGGCTTTTGTTGATCTCTGTTATTCCTCTGCCATCACTCCCAAGACACTGCAGAATTTTGTGAGCACAAACCCATCCATCTCCTTCACTGGGTGCATAGTTCAATTGCTGGTCTATGGAACCTTTGTAACCAGTGACTGCTTCATCCTAGCTGCTATGGCTGtggaccgctatgtggccatctgctaCCCACTGCGCTATCCTGTCATCATGTCCCAGAGACTCTGCATTTTACTGCTTCTTGGTTCATACACTATGGGCTTCCTAAATGCCTCTGTAAATACAAGTTTTACTTTCTTATCAAACTTTTGCAAATCTAATGCCATTAATCACTTTTTCTGTGATGTACCACCAATTCTTGCCCTATCTTGCTCCAGTATTGACTTCAATATCATGGTATTGACAACCTTTGTGGGATTTAACTTGACACTCACTGTGTCTGTTGTCATTTTTTCCTATATATTTATCTTGGCTGCCATCCTAAGGATGTCTTCTGctgcaggaaggagaaaagccttctccacatgtgcatcccACATGACCGCTGTCACCATATTCTATGGAACGCTctcatacatgtatgtacttcATGGGACCAACAGATCTCAAGAGCAGGAGAAGGTGGCTTCTGTGTTCTATGGTATTATGATTCCCATGTTAAACCCTCTCATCTACAGCCTAAGAAACCAGGATGTAATAGAAGCCCTGAGGCACCTAGGAAACAAATGTTTCTAG
- the LOC114710154 gene encoding putative olfactory receptor 5AK3, whose protein sequence is MTQGNDTEVTDFYLLGFGVQHNIQCVLFMVFLVIYVMSMVGNTGMILLINTDSRLQTPMYFFLQHLAFVDICYTSAITPKMLQNFIVEDKSITFKGCLIQLFIYAIFATSDCYLLAVMAVDRYVAICKPLRYPIIMSRQICIQLVAGSYLMGSINSSVHTGFTFSLSFCKSKINHFFCDIPPIVTLSCYNNDTNFMLILIFVGFNLTFTVLVVILSYIYIMAAILKMSSTAGRKKTFSTCASHLTAVTIFYGTLAYMYLQPHSDNSEENMKVASVFYGIVIPMLNPLIYSLRNKEVKDAIKATGKRFFKLDLNY, encoded by the coding sequence ATGACACAAGGAAATGACACCGAAGTCACTGACTTCTATCTTCTAGGATTTGGGGTCCAACACAATATTCAATGTGTCCTCTTCATGGTGTTTCTTGTCATCTATGTGATGTCCATGGTGGGTAACACTGGGATGATCCTTCTCATCAACACAGATTCCAGACTTCAGACCCCTATGTACTTCTTCTTACAACATTTGGCTTTTGTTGATATCTGTTACACCTCTGCCATCACTCCCAAGATGCTGCAGAACTTCATAGTAGAAGATAAATCAATAACCTTTAAGGGATGTttaatacaattatttatttatgcaataTTTGCAACCAGTGACTGTTACCTCCTAGCTGTTATGGCAGTGGACCGTTATGTGGCAATCTGTAAGCCCCTTCGCTACCCCATAATCATGTCTCGGCAAATCTGTATTCAGTTGGTAGCTGGTTCTTATCTCATGGGATCAATAAATTCCTCAGTACACACAGGGTTTACATTTTCACTGTCCTTCTGCAAGTCAAAAATCAATCACTTTTTCTGTGACATCCCCCCAATTGTCACTCTTTCATGCTACAACAACGACACTAACTTCatgctaattttaatttttgttggatTTAACCTGACATTCACTGTGTTGGTCGTTATCCTCTCCTACATATACATCATGGCTGCCATCCTAAAGATGTCCTCCacggcaggaagaaagaaaactttctcCACGTGTGCCTCCCACTTGACAGCAGTCACCATTTTCTATGGAACCCTCGCTTACATGTACTTACAGCCTCATTCTGACAATTCTGAGGAGAATATGAAAGTGGCCTCTGTGTTTTATGGCATTGTGATTCCCATGTTGAACCCTCTGATCTATAGCTTgagaaacaaagaagtcaaaGATGCTATAAAAGCCACAGGGAAAAGGTTCTTTAAATTggatttaaattattaa